A genomic region of Bernardetia sp. ABR2-2B contains the following coding sequences:
- a CDS encoding DUF1987 domain-containing protein, with product MNPPIFYIEGKKYIPEVRFDSTKGLLEFSGQCYHEYTEEFFAPIYKWVTEYLEEPARTIILEFKMNYYNTVCSRCFLEFLEMFEDYALNQGGQVTVNWYYKSNDYDMMESGEDYQDDLELDINLISH from the coding sequence ATGAATCCACCTATTTTTTATATAGAAGGAAAAAAATACATTCCAGAAGTTCGCTTTGATTCTACAAAAGGGCTTTTAGAGTTTTCTGGGCAATGTTATCACGAATATACAGAAGAGTTTTTTGCTCCTATTTACAAATGGGTAACAGAGTATTTAGAAGAACCTGCTCGTACAATTATACTAGAGTTCAAAATGAATTATTATAATACTGTATGTTCTCGTTGTTTTTTAGAGTTTTTGGAAATGTTTGAAGATTATGCTCTTAACCAAGGTGGGCAAGTTACAGTAAATTGGTATTATAAATCAAATGACTATGACATGATGGAAAGTGGAGAAGACTATCAAGATGATTTAGAGCTAGATATTAATCTTATTTCTCACTAA
- a CDS encoding DUF3185 family protein, with protein sequence MKKSIGIAVLVIGVLLAAFGFYQNEASSKTLIQIGKTEINTQKNDPMTNPLIIGGGVVAIIGLVVVVVAKK encoded by the coding sequence ATGAAAAAATCAATCGGAATTGCAGTCTTAGTCATTGGTGTTTTATTAGCTGCTTTTGGTTTCTATCAAAATGAAGCCTCTTCAAAAACTTTAATACAAATCGGTAAAACAGAAATTAATACACAAAAAAATGATCCAATGACAAATCCTCTTATTATTGGGGGTGGTGTTGTTGCCATAATTGGTTTGGTTGTCGTTGTGGTAGCCAAAAAATAA